Proteins encoded within one genomic window of Lysinibacillus louembei:
- a CDS encoding AAA family ATPase, whose translation MKLSLKNIGKIKEASVEIKGITVIAGENDTGKSTVGKTLFAVFNSFYQIEEQIKQERIQSVEDILDRLYKDEIHAFLVLEDRKKQADIIVHNRKKYLSNIEELKQDILMMLPLYDEKFLDEENLDEACKSISTILNIPSEDVIKAILNKKLEVEFNGQINNIFTQNTGSIQLTIKEFIMSISLINNIVTEVKNNMALKTEAIYIDDPFILDEAPYVWLPRRYSNHRNHLRSKFFREQSEAKVINEIINTNKFENIYNKINAICSGDVVRVRQTGFGYKKGSSDKILDVRNLSSGLKTFIILKTLLTNDVLKPNGTIILDEPEIHLHPEWQLLFAELIVLIQKEFGMHILLTTHSPYFLNAIEVYSAKHGIANKCKYYLATVNEETSLIEDVSNNIETIYSKLARPLQDLENERYQDE comes from the coding sequence ATGAAATTATCCTTAAAAAATATAGGGAAAATTAAAGAAGCATCCGTTGAAATAAAAGGAATAACAGTAATTGCAGGGGAAAATGATACAGGGAAAAGTACAGTTGGGAAAACATTGTTTGCGGTGTTCAATAGTTTTTATCAGATTGAGGAGCAGATTAAGCAAGAGCGTATCCAAAGCGTTGAAGATATTCTAGATAGACTATATAAAGATGAAATTCATGCATTTTTAGTTCTTGAAGATAGAAAAAAACAAGCAGATATTATTGTTCATAATAGAAAGAAATATTTATCAAATATAGAGGAACTAAAGCAAGATATTTTAATGATGCTGCCTTTGTATGATGAGAAGTTTTTAGATGAGGAAAATCTAGATGAAGCATGTAAAAGCATATCGACAATATTAAATATACCTAGTGAAGATGTGATTAAGGCTATTTTAAATAAAAAATTAGAAGTGGAGTTTAATGGTCAAATCAATAATATATTTACTCAAAATACAGGCTCAATTCAACTAACAATTAAGGAATTCATTATGTCAATATCTTTAATAAATAATATTGTGACAGAGGTTAAGAATAATATGGCACTAAAAACTGAAGCCATTTATATTGATGATCCATTTATTTTAGATGAAGCTCCTTATGTTTGGTTGCCTCGGAGATATAGTAATCATCGAAATCATTTGAGGAGTAAATTTTTTAGAGAACAAAGTGAAGCAAAGGTAATTAATGAAATTATTAATACAAATAAATTTGAGAACATTTATAATAAAATCAACGCTATTTGTAGTGGGGATGTTGTGAGAGTTCGTCAGACAGGGTTTGGCTATAAAAAAGGCAGCTCAGATAAAATATTAGATGTACGAAACCTCTCATCTGGCTTAAAAACATTTATTATTTTAAAAACTTTATTGACAAATGATGTATTAAAGCCGAATGGCACGATTATTTTGGATGAGCCTGAAATTCATTTACATCCAGAGTGGCAATTATTATTTGCGGAGTTGATTGTGTTGATTCAAAAAGAATTTGGCATGCATATTTTATTGACTACCCACAGCCCTTATTTCTTAAATGCGATTGAAGTGTATTCAGCCAAACATGGCATTGCGAACAAATGTAAATATTATTTGGCAACAGTGAATGAAGAGACTTCTTTGATTGAGGATGTATCTAATAATATTGAGACCATTTATAGCAAATTAGCAAGACCTCTTCAAGATTTAGAAAATGAGAGGTATCAGGATGAGTAA
- the hisS gene encoding histidine--tRNA ligase, producing the protein MSFKVPRGTQDILPGQSEKWQLIEERIRELCHLYRYKEIRTPMFEATELFQRGVGDTTDIVQKEMYTFEDRGGRSLTLRPEGTASAVRAYVEHKMFGQPDQPVKLSYMGPMFRYERQQAGRYRQFVQFGVEAIGSADPAIDAEVIALVMDIYSTVGLKDIKLVLNSLGDKETRDAHRQALIEHFQPSIGEFCTDCQKRLEKNPLRILDCKVDREHPLMASAPALPNYLTEESAAYFERVKMYLDTLGIAYEIDPNLVRGLDYYNHTTFEIMSTAAGFGAITTLCGGGRYNGLVEDIGGPDMPGIGFALSIERLLLALEAEGVELDVKDELDVFVVALDDAAKMKAAELISSFRAKGISADMDYIDRKMKAQMKAADRLGAKFVLVLGETELDEAAVNVKTMATGDQQKVAFHDLVNYLLEQK; encoded by the coding sequence ATGAGCTTTAAAGTACCAAGAGGGACACAGGATATTTTACCTGGACAATCAGAAAAATGGCAGTTAATTGAAGAGAGAATTCGTGAGCTATGTCATCTTTATCGCTATAAAGAAATTCGCACACCGATGTTTGAAGCGACAGAGCTTTTCCAACGTGGGGTTGGTGATACGACAGATATCGTGCAAAAGGAAATGTATACATTTGAGGATCGTGGTGGTCGTTCTTTAACGCTTCGCCCAGAAGGAACAGCTTCAGCAGTGCGTGCCTATGTTGAGCACAAAATGTTCGGGCAGCCAGACCAGCCTGTGAAGCTTTCTTATATGGGACCAATGTTCCGCTATGAGCGTCAACAAGCTGGTCGTTATCGCCAATTCGTACAGTTTGGCGTAGAGGCGATTGGCTCTGCAGACCCAGCGATTGATGCAGAAGTGATTGCGTTAGTCATGGATATTTACAGCACAGTTGGTTTAAAGGACATTAAGCTGGTGCTCAATTCATTAGGCGATAAAGAAACGCGAGATGCGCACCGTCAGGCATTAATCGAGCACTTCCAGCCAAGCATTGGCGAGTTTTGTACAGATTGCCAAAAGCGTTTAGAAAAAAATCCACTGCGTATTTTGGACTGTAAAGTAGATCGGGAGCATCCGTTAATGGCTTCAGCACCTGCATTACCGAATTATTTAACAGAGGAATCAGCAGCGTATTTTGAGAGAGTAAAAATGTATTTAGATACGCTCGGTATTGCCTATGAAATCGATCCAAATTTAGTGCGTGGGCTTGATTATTATAATCACACGACATTTGAAATTATGTCGACAGCAGCAGGCTTTGGGGCGATTACAACGCTGTGCGGTGGTGGTCGCTATAACGGGTTAGTAGAGGATATTGGCGGACCTGATATGCCAGGTATTGGCTTTGCACTTTCCATCGAGCGTTTATTGCTAGCTCTTGAGGCAGAGGGTGTGGAGCTTGATGTAAAAGATGAGCTTGACGTATTTGTTGTAGCACTTGATGATGCGGCGAAGATGAAGGCGGCGGAATTAATTAGCTCCTTCCGTGCAAAAGGCATCTCTGCCGATATGGATTACATTGACCGCAAAATGAAAGCACAAATGAAGGCAGCAGATCGCCTAGGTGCAAAATTTGTATTAGTGTTAGGTGAAACAGAGCTAGACGAAGCGGCAGTGAATGTGAAAACAATGGCAACAGGCGATCAGCAAAAAGTCGCGTTCCATGATTTAGTGAACTACTTATTAGAGCAGAAATAA
- the nagA gene encoding N-acetylglucosamine-6-phosphate deacetylase, with the protein MTKPLILENVTVVNYDALTAHRNVAIEGAQIAAVTENNAMGTGIDCTGYYCLPGFIDMHIHGADGVDTMDATAASLHQFAAALVAEGTTSFLATTMTQSEEAIAAALQNIAAFQQGEGEANLVGVHLEGPFISAQCAGAQPIEHIQPPSIEKYQQWHEMSGNQIKQITMAPEQGIELVSHAKGLGVVVSIGHSNATAKETQAAVVQGVTQGTHLYNQMRAMHHREPGVVGTVLLEKDVYVEMIVDFIHIHPEMVDLAYRLKGPDKIILITDAMRAKGLAYGKYDLGGQEVTVTENGAHLANGALAGSVLKMNDALRNMRQATGAAWQELVQMSSFNAATQLKLSQKGYIEAGKDADLVIVDENLQVKYTIVNGKIVYSA; encoded by the coding sequence ATGACAAAGCCATTGATTTTAGAAAATGTCACAGTGGTGAATTACGATGCGCTAACAGCGCATCGTAATGTTGCGATTGAAGGGGCACAAATTGCAGCTGTTACAGAAAATAATGCAATGGGCACGGGGATAGACTGTACGGGCTACTATTGCTTACCAGGCTTTATTGATATGCATATCCATGGAGCGGACGGTGTAGATACGATGGATGCGACAGCTGCGTCGCTCCATCAGTTCGCTGCAGCGCTTGTAGCGGAAGGAACAACTAGTTTCTTAGCGACAACGATGACACAAAGTGAAGAAGCAATTGCAGCTGCATTACAAAATATAGCTGCATTTCAGCAAGGCGAAGGGGAAGCTAATTTAGTAGGTGTTCATTTGGAAGGACCTTTTATTTCAGCACAATGTGCGGGGGCACAGCCAATAGAGCATATTCAGCCACCATCTATTGAAAAATACCAGCAATGGCATGAAATGAGTGGCAACCAAATTAAACAAATAACGATGGCACCAGAACAGGGCATTGAACTCGTTTCACATGCAAAGGGATTAGGTGTAGTTGTGTCAATTGGTCATTCCAATGCAACAGCGAAAGAAACGCAAGCAGCTGTTGTACAAGGTGTGACACAAGGCACGCATCTTTATAACCAAATGAGAGCAATGCATCACCGCGAGCCAGGCGTTGTAGGAACGGTGCTATTAGAAAAGGATGTATATGTTGAAATGATTGTTGATTTCATTCATATTCACCCTGAAATGGTTGATTTAGCATACCGTTTAAAGGGCCCTGACAAAATCATTTTAATTACAGATGCGATGCGCGCAAAAGGGCTAGCATATGGGAAATATGATTTAGGTGGTCAGGAAGTAACTGTAACTGAGAACGGTGCCCATTTAGCAAACGGTGCACTTGCTGGCAGTGTTTTGAAAATGAACGATGCGTTACGCAATATGCGCCAAGCAACAGGGGCAGCTTGGCAAGAGCTTGTGCAAATGTCATCCTTTAATGCAGCGACACAATTAAAATTATCGCAAAAAGGCTATATTGAAGCTGGAAAAGATGCAGATTTAGTGATCGTTGATGAAAATTTACAAGTAAAATATACGATTGTGAATGGAAAAATCGTTTACTCCGCATAA
- a CDS encoding sugar isomerase domain-containing protein yields the protein MHQFFKNIQQLLNQVEQQEQQLQEVAEMIATKIAKGGIIQLFGAGHSFLLAEEQFYRAGGLVPVKPIYIESLMLAAGPVTSSRNERTEGVVPAHRHLLDIRPEDTVIIISTSGRNAAPIEMAFEAKERGAFVISLQSLCYTEQDSTHSSGKRLEEVVDIVLNTSVPIGDGVLHSGDYQYGASSTIVGAAMLNALVSMVIEQLLAVQQEAPVFVSNNINESSSKNDKYCKQFEDRITFN from the coding sequence ATGCATCAATTTTTTAAAAATATTCAGCAATTGCTGAATCAAGTAGAGCAGCAGGAGCAACAATTACAAGAAGTTGCTGAAATGATTGCAACAAAAATTGCAAAAGGTGGTATTATACAATTATTCGGTGCAGGGCACTCTTTTTTGTTAGCTGAGGAGCAATTTTATCGTGCTGGCGGGCTCGTACCAGTGAAGCCGATTTATATTGAGTCGTTAATGCTTGCAGCAGGACCTGTAACATCTTCTCGCAATGAGCGTACGGAAGGTGTTGTACCAGCTCATCGACATTTGCTTGATATTCGTCCAGAGGATACGGTGATTATTATTTCGACATCAGGTCGTAATGCGGCACCGATTGAAATGGCATTTGAAGCAAAAGAACGAGGAGCATTTGTTATTTCTTTGCAATCATTATGTTATACTGAACAAGACAGCACACATAGTAGTGGCAAGCGTTTAGAAGAAGTTGTAGATATCGTATTAAATACGTCTGTACCAATTGGTGATGGTGTATTACATAGTGGCGATTATCAATACGGGGCAAGCTCTACGATTGTTGGTGCAGCAATGCTTAATGCACTTGTTAGTATGGTGATTGAGCAGCTTTTAGCAGTGCAGCAAGAGGCACCTGTTTTTGTTAGCAATAATATTAACGAGTCTTCCTCTAAAAACGACAAGTACTGCAAACAATTTGAAGACAGAATTACATTTAACTAG
- the nagE gene encoding N-acetylglucosamine-specific PTS transporter subunit IIBC, with amino-acid sequence MLAFLQKIGKSLMFPIATLPAAALLVRFGQPDMLDLPVIAAAGDGILGNLPIIFAIGIAMGFAFDTSGAAALAGAIAYLVLTKGLGAYDETINMDVFGGIIAGVIAGLLYNKFYNVKFPEWLSFFGGRRFVPIITALTMTVLVFVFGIIWPPIQGVLDSGADWVLGAGGLGAGVYGFLNRLLIPVGLHHVMNTIIWFDFGTFTTGAGEVVKGEINRFLKGDPTAGVFLAGFFPIMMFGLPAACLAMYLAAKKEKRAAVGGMFLSIGLTAFVTGVTEPIEFTFMFLSPVLYAVHAVLTGISLYVTEALGVLHGFGFSAGLIDYLLNFGIATKPALILVLGLVFGAIYFVVFYFLIKALDLKTPGREDDEEEAALEGSADEVLDTKAFYMIEGLGGPTNINEVDYCATRLRMSLKDTTVIDEALLKRYGAKGVMRMNKTAAQVVIGPSVEFLGDAMKERLKKGHPALKNEVVVEEATQQNVQVDRSITVAMPATGELLPLTAVPDQVFSTGMMGPGFAINPTDGIFVSPVDGEVAMVFPTKHAVGLMTKDGLELLIHVGLDTVKLNGEGFEAFVAQGQTVKKGDPLLKVDLQAVSAAAPSIVTPTVFTNLQGKEINVTNSGTLKNGESITIEIK; translated from the coding sequence ATGTTAGCTTTTTTACAGAAAATCGGTAAATCTTTAATGTTTCCAATTGCGACATTGCCAGCAGCAGCATTATTAGTGCGCTTTGGTCAACCAGATATGCTAGATTTACCAGTCATTGCAGCAGCAGGCGATGGTATTTTAGGCAACTTACCGATTATCTTTGCTATTGGTATTGCAATGGGCTTTGCATTTGATACGAGCGGTGCTGCTGCATTAGCAGGCGCGATTGCTTATCTTGTTTTAACAAAGGGTTTAGGTGCCTATGATGAAACAATTAATATGGATGTATTTGGGGGGATTATTGCAGGGGTTATCGCTGGTCTACTTTATAATAAGTTTTATAATGTAAAATTTCCTGAATGGCTCTCATTTTTCGGAGGCAGACGATTTGTCCCGATTATTACAGCCTTGACAATGACGGTGTTAGTGTTTGTATTTGGTATTATTTGGCCTCCAATTCAAGGTGTTCTTGATAGTGGTGCAGATTGGGTTTTAGGAGCTGGTGGCTTAGGAGCTGGTGTATATGGTTTCTTAAACCGTTTATTAATCCCAGTAGGCTTACACCATGTAATGAATACGATTATTTGGTTTGATTTTGGTACATTTACAACAGGAGCAGGCGAGGTTGTTAAAGGGGAAATTAACCGCTTCTTAAAAGGTGACCCAACAGCTGGAGTATTTTTAGCTGGTTTCTTCCCGATTATGATGTTCGGTTTACCAGCAGCATGTTTAGCGATGTATTTGGCAGCGAAAAAAGAGAAACGTGCGGCAGTTGGTGGGATGTTCTTATCGATTGGATTAACAGCCTTTGTTACTGGGGTAACAGAGCCAATTGAATTTACATTTATGTTCTTATCGCCAGTATTATACGCTGTGCATGCAGTGTTAACAGGTATTTCATTATATGTTACAGAGGCATTAGGCGTATTACATGGCTTTGGCTTCTCAGCCGGCTTAATTGACTATTTACTGAACTTTGGTATTGCAACAAAGCCAGCATTAATACTTGTGCTTGGTCTGGTATTTGGTGCCATTTACTTTGTCGTGTTCTACTTCTTAATCAAAGCGTTGGATTTAAAAACGCCTGGTCGTGAAGATGATGAAGAGGAAGCGGCTCTTGAAGGCTCAGCAGATGAAGTGTTAGACACGAAAGCGTTTTATATGATTGAAGGTCTTGGTGGACCAACGAATATTAATGAAGTAGACTATTGTGCAACACGTTTACGTATGTCTTTAAAAGATACAACAGTTATTGATGAAGCATTGTTAAAGCGCTACGGTGCAAAAGGCGTAATGCGCATGAACAAGACGGCGGCACAAGTCGTTATTGGACCATCTGTAGAGTTTTTAGGCGATGCAATGAAAGAAAGATTGAAAAAAGGGCATCCAGCATTAAAAAATGAAGTCGTAGTAGAAGAAGCAACGCAACAAAATGTGCAAGTAGATCGTTCTATCACTGTAGCAATGCCTGCAACAGGTGAGCTATTACCTTTAACAGCTGTACCAGATCAAGTATTCTCAACTGGTATGATGGGACCTGGCTTTGCGATAAATCCAACTGATGGCATTTTCGTATCGCCAGTTGATGGTGAAGTTGCAATGGTCTTCCCAACGAAGCATGCGGTTGGTTTAATGACAAAGGATGGCTTAGAGCTATTAATTCACGTTGGGTTAGATACGGTAAAATTAAATGGTGAAGGCTTTGAAGCATTCGTTGCACAAGGGCAAACAGTGAAAAAAGGCGATCCACTATTAAAGGTTGATTTGCAAGCGGTAAGCGCAGCAGCACCGTCTATTGTGACACCGACTGTATTTACAAACCTACAAGGTAAAGAAATTAATGTAACGAATAGCGGCACATTAAAAAATGGAGAATCCATTACTATTGAAATTAAGTAA
- a CDS encoding HPr family phosphocarrier protein, translating into MEKTFTITAAEGLHARPCTLLVQGVSAFQSNVTISYNGREANLKSIMGVMALAIPSGGKISVKAEGDDAAAAIAKVEDVIKSQGIGQ; encoded by the coding sequence ATGGAAAAAACATTCACAATTACAGCAGCAGAAGGATTACATGCGCGTCCATGTACATTATTAGTGCAAGGGGTTTCTGCATTCCAATCAAATGTAACGATTTCTTATAACGGTCGTGAAGCAAACTTAAAATCAATTATGGGTGTAATGGCATTAGCGATTCCATCAGGTGGTAAGATTTCAGTAAAAGCTGAAGGCGACGATGCAGCAGCAGCAATTGCAAAAGTAGAAGATGTTATCAAATCACAAGGTATTGGGCAATAA
- a CDS encoding SH3 domain-containing protein yields the protein MRKAFILWLICIMLVTTMLPATVHDVKAAKDDYIVNAEILYLREGPGLSYPILETLKEGQLLSSIEGQGDWMHVTVDGKEGWVAKWLIKQVTTEGQQSTDQQIVITQVDKLNVRSEPSLSATVLTQLPLGTEAQLLQQQQDWAEIQYGNVVGWVSTLYITINEKPSTPVTEPPAQEEEQPATETVENDPNTFTVVVDKVNIRKKANTTSKILGVATKGQQFKVLSRNNNWVEIQYSKKKSGWIYSFYGTFTVQQEAPADPLTPITESVTIIYNGTNLREQASTSSAVVHRADAGQQYSIIAKEGEWYKVAVDDKEAYVANWVVSASQDEATKATTAPSRKNGTLQGLTIVIDPGHGGNDPGTTGVRGTYEKGLTLQTAELLKSKLRAAGANVELTREADVFVDLRKRIAVGHQANADAFISLHYDANEVSSVTGFTTYYYGDTNKKLAETVQQGLEGTVNLRSRGAQFGNYLVLRENRQNAILIELGYLSNAAEEATITTDYYREQATLGIYQGLLDYFNQ from the coding sequence GTGAGAAAAGCGTTTATTTTATGGTTGATTTGCATCATGCTTGTAACAACGATGCTGCCAGCTACAGTGCACGATGTCAAGGCTGCTAAAGATGATTACATAGTCAATGCGGAAATTTTATATTTACGTGAAGGTCCTGGCTTATCGTACCCTATTTTAGAAACATTAAAAGAAGGCCAATTGCTTTCCTCAATTGAAGGGCAAGGTGACTGGATGCATGTTACAGTGGATGGCAAGGAAGGCTGGGTAGCCAAATGGTTGATTAAACAAGTAACCACAGAGGGACAGCAAAGCACCGACCAACAAATAGTCATTACACAGGTGGACAAGCTCAATGTTCGTTCAGAGCCTTCATTATCTGCAACCGTCCTAACACAGCTTCCATTAGGTACGGAGGCACAGCTACTTCAACAGCAGCAAGATTGGGCAGAAATCCAATATGGTAATGTTGTAGGATGGGTTTCTACGTTGTACATTACGATAAATGAAAAACCGTCAACACCTGTCACAGAGCCACCAGCTCAAGAGGAAGAGCAACCAGCTACTGAGACAGTTGAAAATGATCCAAACACCTTTACAGTTGTTGTCGATAAAGTTAATATCCGAAAAAAGGCAAATACCACATCGAAAATATTAGGTGTCGCAACAAAAGGACAGCAATTCAAAGTATTAAGCAGAAATAATAATTGGGTGGAAATTCAATATTCCAAAAAGAAATCAGGCTGGATTTATAGCTTTTACGGCACATTTACTGTCCAGCAAGAGGCACCAGCTGACCCATTAACACCTATTACGGAAAGCGTCACAATTATTTATAATGGGACAAATTTACGTGAGCAAGCTTCTACCTCATCTGCCGTTGTCCACCGTGCAGATGCTGGACAACAATATTCCATCATCGCTAAGGAAGGTGAATGGTATAAAGTGGCTGTTGATGACAAAGAGGCATATGTAGCAAACTGGGTTGTGTCAGCTTCACAGGACGAAGCTACGAAAGCTACTACGGCACCGTCACGCAAAAATGGAACGTTGCAAGGATTAACAATCGTTATCGACCCTGGACATGGTGGAAATGACCCTGGTACGACCGGTGTGCGTGGCACATATGAAAAAGGCTTAACATTGCAGACAGCCGAATTGCTAAAATCGAAATTACGTGCGGCAGGGGCAAATGTTGAGCTCACACGTGAAGCTGATGTTTTTGTTGATTTACGTAAGCGCATCGCTGTTGGGCATCAGGCAAATGCAGACGCCTTCATTAGCTTACACTACGATGCCAATGAGGTAAGCTCGGTTACAGGCTTTACAACGTATTACTATGGCGATACAAATAAAAAGCTTGCTGAAACTGTACAGCAAGGGCTAGAAGGTACCGTAAATTTACGCAGCCGTGGGGCACAATTTGGCAATTACTTAGTGCTGCGCGAAAATCGCCAAAATGCCATTTTAATTGAGCTTGGCTATTTAAGTAATGCCGCTGAGGAAGCAACAATTACAACCGACTATTACCGCGAGCAAGCAACGCTCGGTATTTATCAAGGCTTGTTAGATTATTTTAATCAATAA
- the aspS gene encoding aspartate--tRNA ligase: protein MAQRTHACGEVNEQQQGQEVVLKGWVQKRRDLGGLIFVDMRDREGIVQVVFGDEAPEALAIAEKIRSEFVIEVTGKVVLRQERQINPNIKTGKIEVIASSLTIINEAKTPPFAIDDKVEISEDLRLKYRYLDLRRPAMFDTFKMRSDVTRTIRNFLQNEGFLEVETPILTKSTPEGARDYLVPSRVHEGEFYALPQSPQLFKQLLMVSGFEKYFQIARCFRDEDLRADRQPEFTQVDIETSFMTMDEIIAMNERLIQQVMRDVKGVEVEAPFQRMSYQEAMARYGSDKPDVRFGLELKQLSDIVKDSAFGVFANAVKAGGEVKAINVKGAADNYSRKDIDALGEFAGRYGAKGLAWLKVTAEGLNGPIAKFFEGDAAQAIIGATEAEAGDLLLFVADKASVVADALGALRLKLGKELNLIDESKFAFLWVVDWPLFEYDEEEGRYYAAHHPFTRPFDEDMALMETNPKEVRAQAYDIVLNGYELGGGSLRIYERDLQEKMFELLGFTQEEARAQFGFLLEAFEYGVPPHGGLAFGLDRFVMLLAGRTNLRDTIAFPKTASASCLLTDAPSQVADAQLTELHLAVTATKEK from the coding sequence ATGGCACAAAGAACACATGCTTGTGGTGAAGTAAATGAACAGCAGCAAGGTCAGGAAGTTGTATTAAAAGGTTGGGTGCAAAAGCGCCGCGATTTAGGTGGATTAATTTTTGTTGATATGCGTGACCGTGAAGGGATTGTCCAAGTCGTATTTGGCGATGAGGCACCTGAAGCGTTAGCAATTGCTGAAAAAATCCGCAGTGAATTTGTCATCGAAGTGACTGGAAAGGTTGTCCTTCGCCAAGAAAGGCAAATTAACCCAAATATTAAAACAGGTAAAATTGAAGTTATCGCTTCTTCCTTAACAATTATTAATGAAGCGAAAACACCGCCATTTGCGATTGATGACAAAGTAGAAATTTCAGAGGATTTACGCTTAAAGTATCGTTATTTAGATTTACGTCGCCCTGCAATGTTCGATACATTTAAAATGCGCTCAGATGTAACGCGTACAATTCGAAACTTTTTACAAAATGAGGGCTTTTTAGAAGTAGAAACGCCAATTTTAACAAAATCAACACCAGAGGGAGCACGCGACTATTTAGTACCGTCTCGTGTGCATGAAGGTGAATTCTATGCATTGCCACAATCACCACAGCTATTTAAGCAATTATTAATGGTGTCAGGCTTCGAGAAGTATTTCCAAATTGCACGTTGTTTCCGCGATGAAGATTTACGTGCAGACCGTCAGCCAGAATTTACGCAAGTCGATATCGAAACATCGTTTATGACAATGGATGAAATTATCGCAATGAATGAACGCTTAATTCAACAAGTAATGCGCGATGTCAAAGGTGTGGAAGTGGAAGCGCCATTCCAGCGCATGAGCTATCAAGAGGCGATGGCACGTTATGGCTCAGATAAACCAGACGTACGTTTTGGCTTAGAATTAAAGCAGCTATCTGACATTGTTAAAGATTCAGCTTTCGGTGTATTTGCTAACGCAGTAAAAGCAGGTGGTGAAGTAAAGGCAATCAACGTTAAAGGTGCAGCAGATAACTACTCACGTAAAGATATCGATGCATTAGGCGAGTTTGCAGGGCGCTACGGTGCAAAAGGGCTTGCTTGGTTAAAAGTAACAGCAGAAGGATTAAACGGACCGATTGCTAAATTCTTTGAAGGCGATGCAGCACAGGCAATCATAGGTGCAACAGAAGCAGAAGCGGGCGACTTATTATTATTTGTAGCAGACAAAGCATCTGTTGTTGCAGATGCACTTGGCGCATTACGTTTAAAACTAGGCAAAGAATTGAATTTAATCGACGAGTCAAAATTCGCCTTTTTATGGGTTGTTGATTGGCCATTATTCGAATATGACGAGGAAGAAGGTCGCTATTACGCAGCGCACCATCCATTCACACGTCCTTTCGATGAAGATATGGCGTTGATGGAGACAAATCCTAAAGAAGTGCGTGCACAAGCATACGATATCGTGTTAAATGGCTATGAGCTAGGCGGCGGTTCATTGCGTATTTATGAGCGCGACTTACAGGAAAAAATGTTTGAGCTTCTAGGCTTTACACAAGAAGAGGCACGCGCGCAATTCGGCTTTCTATTAGAAGCGTTTGAATACGGGGTTCCGCCGCATGGTGGTTTAGCGTTCGGTCTTGACCGTTTCGTGATGCTATTAGCTGGTCGTACAAACTTACGTGACACAATTGCCTTCCCGAAAACAGCATCAGCAAGCTGTTTATTGACAGATGCTCCGTCACAAGTGGCAGATGCGCAATTAACAGAATTGCATTTAGCTGTAACAGCGACGAAAGAAAAATAA